The following coding sequences lie in one Helicoverpa armigera isolate CAAS_96S chromosome 8, ASM3070526v1, whole genome shotgun sequence genomic window:
- the LOC110382866 gene encoding tRNA endonuclease ANKZF1 isoform X1, with the protein MASKTEFVRSRIVKTYDLDEIEKLIKDAKVAHIMLTDPPPVVDEESVMTRLSALTLRSSDGMSCSCCGVGPFTNRAQQTAHYKHHWHTHNLKRKLFGRKPISLGEYNSRQDESSNVSASDSEGEDNPNTTATELFAAATRHCKAFYSNPKGQVFCIYRCLLHHRKEEMSLDGEGHVWSRRVKELLSPGFGRWAVLMVSGGHFAGCIFTGGSDAIHKTLHSYTTRRGQGMAQSTRDQTGNAPKSAGASLRRYNQEQFLATTKAPRYSGQILRRFKYSKEDFLMHVQNILVGWNDDLKGCSLVFYRAVGAVNQAAIFGKPSPLRKEDPRVRQLPFPTRKPTFKEVKRVFQTLASIEVYDSLQDFQKALLSLSGGKLPVKTNSDVSIAERAKKAQKPPAKVFDRAKSRERAPRELPTQVTSSEDEGPCYIDSETPADWIKTLSEQSTNGVITNSRKDLLNDCVVPSCVETDSESETVEKKEMKKKKKTKKVEDKTSVTSIKKGPPKIPANLRKMWRTIMDKDYTTLDTIIESWEGDIQAACNIQDPIDGNTALHKAAIAAKPEMVTQILSAGGDPCIKNHGLQTPYAATPHQDTRIAFRLFQAQHPDKYNYSKSQIPGPVTAEQLEQEKEKKAQQKKAKRQREKERQIDKLKAAKFLQLPDEKKKKVPEEEQRCFLCGNQLPKVPFEYDDCKFCQVPCLHSHRKIRPLNMSV; encoded by the exons ATGGCGTCGAAAACCGAATTCGTTCGAAGTAGAATCGTCAAAACATACGATTTAGATGAAATTGAGAAGTTGATCAAAGATGCTAAGGTTGCTCATATTATGCTTACGGACCCACCACCAGTTG TGGATGAAGAGAGTGTGATGACCCGTCTGAGCGCCCTCACTCTACGTAGCTCGGACGGCATGAGTTGTTCTTGCTGTGGCGTGGGACCGTTCACTAACAGAGCTCAGCAAACTGCCCACTACAAGCATCACTGGCATACACACAATCTGAAACGTAAACTGTTTGGAAGGAAACCAATCTCACTCGGAGAATATAATTCCCGTCAAG atgAAAGTTCCAACGTGTCAGCGAGTGACTCTGAGGGGGAAGACAATCCCAACACAACAGCCACAGAGCTGTTCGCAGCCGCTACTCGGCACTGCAAAGCTTTTTACTCCAACCCTAAAGGGCAGGTGTTCTGTATCTACCGCTGCTTGCTACATCATCGgaag GAAGAGATGTCACTTGACGGCGAAGGGCATGTTTGGTCTCGCCGAGTCAAAGAACTCCTAAGCCCCGGCTTCGGCCGCTGGGCTGTCCTCATGGTTTCAGGCGGTCATTTCGCCGGCTGCATCTTCACTGGAGGCAGTGATGCCATTCATAAAACCCTTCACTCTTACACCACTCGGCGAGGTCAGGGAATGGCACAAAGTACTAGAGACCAGACCGGCAATGCTCCGAAGTCGGCCGGAGCTAGTTTGCGAAGATATAATCAGGAGCAGTTCCTTGCG ACAACCAAAGCGCCCCGGTATTCTGGTCAAATCTTGAGGCGCTTCAAGTACAGCAAAGAGGATTTCCTGATG caTGTCCAAAACATCTTAGTGGGCTGGAATGACGACCTTAAAGGTTGTTCGTTGGTCTTCTACCGAGCAGTTGGAGCAGTCAACCAGGCTGCTATCTTCGGCAAACCTTCGCCTCTGAGAAAGGAAGATCCCAGAGTTCGACAGTTACCTTTTCCTACCAGGAAACCTACATTCAAGGAGGTTAAGAGGGTGTTTCAAACTCTGGCCAGTATTGAAGTTTATG ATTCGCTACAAGACTTCCAGAAGGCTTTGCTTTCATTGTCGGGCGGCAAATTACCAGTTAAGACAAATTCTGACGTTAGCATCGCAGAGCGCGCGAAAAAGGCGCAGAAACCTCCAGCTAAGGTGTTTGACAGAGCTAAATCGAg AGAGCGTGCCCCCCGCGAGTTACCAACACAAGTGACCTCCAGCGAAGACGAGGGTCCCTGCTACATCGACTCCGAGACCCCAGCCGACTGGATCAAGACCTTATCCGAACAGAGTACCAATGGGGTCATCACCAACTCAAGAAAAGACCTTCTAAACGACTGCGTGGTACCCAGTTGTGTGGAAACGGACAGTGAGAGTGAAACCGTGGAGaagaaagaaatgaaaaagaagaagaagacgaAAAAAGTAGAAGATAAGACTTCGGTTACATCGATTAAGAAGGGACCGCCTAAGATCCCAGCTAATCTGAGAAAG ATGTGGAGAACAATCATGGATAAAGACTACACGACACTGGACACGATTATAGAAAGTTGGGAGGGGGATATTCAAGCTGCTTGCAACATTCAGGATCCTATTGATGGCAACACTGCCTTGCATAAAGCCGCGATCGCTGCTAAGCCTGAGATGGTCAC TCAGATCCTGTCAGCGGGCGGCGACCCGTGCATCAAGAACCACGGCTTGCAGACGCCGTACGCCGCCACGCCGCACCAGGACACCAGGATCGCCTTTCGTCTGTTTCAAGCGCAGCACCctgataaatataattattctaaG TCCCAAATCCCCGGGCCGGTGACAGCCGAGCAACTAGAGCAGGAGAAAGAGAAGAAAGCTCAACAGAAGAAGGCAAAGAGACAGCGGGAGAAAGAGAGACAGATCGATAAGTTGAAGGCTGCCAAGTTCCTACAGCTCCCTGATGAAAAGAAG AAAAAAGTGCCAGAAGAGGAACAACGTTGTTTCCTTTGCGGCAACCAGCTACCCAAAGTGCCCTTCGAGTACGACGACTGTAAATTCTGCCAAGTGCCTTGTCTGCACAGCCATCGGAAGATCAGGCCGCTAAACATGAGCGTTTAA
- the LOC110382866 gene encoding tRNA endonuclease ANKZF1 isoform X2, translating to MASKTEFVRSRIVKTYDLDEIEKLIKDAKVAHIMLTDPPPVVDEESVMTRLSALTLRSSDGMSCSCCGVGPFTNRAQQTAHYKHHWHTHNLKRKLFGRKPISLGEYNSRQDESSNVSASDSEGEDNPNTTATELFAAATRHCKAFYSNPKGQVFCIYRCLLHHRKEEMSLDGEGHVWSRRVKELLSPGFGRWAVLMVSGGHFAGCIFTGGSDAIHKTLHSYTTRRGQGMAQSTRDQTGNAPKSAGASLRRYNQEQFLAHVQNILVGWNDDLKGCSLVFYRAVGAVNQAAIFGKPSPLRKEDPRVRQLPFPTRKPTFKEVKRVFQTLASIEVYDSLQDFQKALLSLSGGKLPVKTNSDVSIAERAKKAQKPPAKVFDRAKSRERAPRELPTQVTSSEDEGPCYIDSETPADWIKTLSEQSTNGVITNSRKDLLNDCVVPSCVETDSESETVEKKEMKKKKKTKKVEDKTSVTSIKKGPPKIPANLRKMWRTIMDKDYTTLDTIIESWEGDIQAACNIQDPIDGNTALHKAAIAAKPEMVTQILSAGGDPCIKNHGLQTPYAATPHQDTRIAFRLFQAQHPDKYNYSKSQIPGPVTAEQLEQEKEKKAQQKKAKRQREKERQIDKLKAAKFLQLPDEKKKKVPEEEQRCFLCGNQLPKVPFEYDDCKFCQVPCLHSHRKIRPLNMSV from the exons ATGGCGTCGAAAACCGAATTCGTTCGAAGTAGAATCGTCAAAACATACGATTTAGATGAAATTGAGAAGTTGATCAAAGATGCTAAGGTTGCTCATATTATGCTTACGGACCCACCACCAGTTG TGGATGAAGAGAGTGTGATGACCCGTCTGAGCGCCCTCACTCTACGTAGCTCGGACGGCATGAGTTGTTCTTGCTGTGGCGTGGGACCGTTCACTAACAGAGCTCAGCAAACTGCCCACTACAAGCATCACTGGCATACACACAATCTGAAACGTAAACTGTTTGGAAGGAAACCAATCTCACTCGGAGAATATAATTCCCGTCAAG atgAAAGTTCCAACGTGTCAGCGAGTGACTCTGAGGGGGAAGACAATCCCAACACAACAGCCACAGAGCTGTTCGCAGCCGCTACTCGGCACTGCAAAGCTTTTTACTCCAACCCTAAAGGGCAGGTGTTCTGTATCTACCGCTGCTTGCTACATCATCGgaag GAAGAGATGTCACTTGACGGCGAAGGGCATGTTTGGTCTCGCCGAGTCAAAGAACTCCTAAGCCCCGGCTTCGGCCGCTGGGCTGTCCTCATGGTTTCAGGCGGTCATTTCGCCGGCTGCATCTTCACTGGAGGCAGTGATGCCATTCATAAAACCCTTCACTCTTACACCACTCGGCGAGGTCAGGGAATGGCACAAAGTACTAGAGACCAGACCGGCAATGCTCCGAAGTCGGCCGGAGCTAGTTTGCGAAGATATAATCAGGAGCAGTTCCTTGCG caTGTCCAAAACATCTTAGTGGGCTGGAATGACGACCTTAAAGGTTGTTCGTTGGTCTTCTACCGAGCAGTTGGAGCAGTCAACCAGGCTGCTATCTTCGGCAAACCTTCGCCTCTGAGAAAGGAAGATCCCAGAGTTCGACAGTTACCTTTTCCTACCAGGAAACCTACATTCAAGGAGGTTAAGAGGGTGTTTCAAACTCTGGCCAGTATTGAAGTTTATG ATTCGCTACAAGACTTCCAGAAGGCTTTGCTTTCATTGTCGGGCGGCAAATTACCAGTTAAGACAAATTCTGACGTTAGCATCGCAGAGCGCGCGAAAAAGGCGCAGAAACCTCCAGCTAAGGTGTTTGACAGAGCTAAATCGAg AGAGCGTGCCCCCCGCGAGTTACCAACACAAGTGACCTCCAGCGAAGACGAGGGTCCCTGCTACATCGACTCCGAGACCCCAGCCGACTGGATCAAGACCTTATCCGAACAGAGTACCAATGGGGTCATCACCAACTCAAGAAAAGACCTTCTAAACGACTGCGTGGTACCCAGTTGTGTGGAAACGGACAGTGAGAGTGAAACCGTGGAGaagaaagaaatgaaaaagaagaagaagacgaAAAAAGTAGAAGATAAGACTTCGGTTACATCGATTAAGAAGGGACCGCCTAAGATCCCAGCTAATCTGAGAAAG ATGTGGAGAACAATCATGGATAAAGACTACACGACACTGGACACGATTATAGAAAGTTGGGAGGGGGATATTCAAGCTGCTTGCAACATTCAGGATCCTATTGATGGCAACACTGCCTTGCATAAAGCCGCGATCGCTGCTAAGCCTGAGATGGTCAC TCAGATCCTGTCAGCGGGCGGCGACCCGTGCATCAAGAACCACGGCTTGCAGACGCCGTACGCCGCCACGCCGCACCAGGACACCAGGATCGCCTTTCGTCTGTTTCAAGCGCAGCACCctgataaatataattattctaaG TCCCAAATCCCCGGGCCGGTGACAGCCGAGCAACTAGAGCAGGAGAAAGAGAAGAAAGCTCAACAGAAGAAGGCAAAGAGACAGCGGGAGAAAGAGAGACAGATCGATAAGTTGAAGGCTGCCAAGTTCCTACAGCTCCCTGATGAAAAGAAG AAAAAAGTGCCAGAAGAGGAACAACGTTGTTTCCTTTGCGGCAACCAGCTACCCAAAGTGCCCTTCGAGTACGACGACTGTAAATTCTGCCAAGTGCCTTGTCTGCACAGCCATCGGAAGATCAGGCCGCTAAACATGAGCGTTTAA
- the LOC110383679 gene encoding uncharacterized protein LOC110383679 — MKIFCLIVIFLSETGGKVLHNEKREFCDNFECDESDDRKVCGVRYEEDEVIFRLFDNECKLMIYGCQVDDNQTFGVISMKHCSNPTIDEENIVPRTVDTDVCPNCVNVARHSVCGIRRYGEGFKVRTFENECQLRRHNCDFGLNFTITDYFICLNNSQNEEIEEIYDEEAVLSENNTSNDVVKSKNLVVVDGSMLDHRNINQSISKFFAATHTSGLRLKEMYPMLNESARRKMIRIFGPVKVFTPFIVIPKNISEDRWHSPTLSSCFHKCPTKCPDTYAPVCGNPGMEVREPSLMFQNHCYMDAAQCKLTWDTDDEYAGTTYVEQAFVFCLGDELHGLVRFLPFIKTLQRLGRVKKKGYFRYRVKNMKWFNNHMDLKLPRFNG; from the exons ATGAAAATATTCTGCCTTATAGTTATTTTCCTTAGCGAAACTGGTGGAAAAGTACTGCACAATGAAAAGAGGGAGTTCTGTGACAATTTTGAGTGTGATGAGAGTGACGACAGGAAGGTCTGTGGTGTGAGGTACGAAGAGGATGAAGTTATATTCAGACTCTTTGATAACGAGTGTAAGCTGATGATCTATGGGTGTCAAGTTGATGATAATCAAA cTTTCGGCGTAATAAGCATGAAACATTGTAGCAATCCTACAATAGACGAAGAGAATATTGTACCGAGGACAGTGGACACCGACGTATGTCCAAACTGCGTGAATGTGGCCAGACACTCAGTCTGCGGCATCCGACGCTACGGTGAAGGATTTAAAGTCAGAACCTTCGAGAATGAATGCCAGCTCAGAAGACACAATTGCGACTTCGGTCTAAATTTTACCATCACTGATTACTTTATTTGCTTAAATAACTCTCAAAATGAGGAAATAGAAGAGATATATGATGAGGAAGCAGTGCTATCAGAAAATAATACATCAAATGACGTTGTGAAATCAAAGAACCTGGTCGTTGTTGATGGTTCTATGTTAGACCATCGGAATATTAACCAAAGTATTTCGAAGTTCTTTGCGGCAACCCATACTTCTGGTTTACGATTGAAGGAGATGTACCCGATGCTGAACGAAAGCGCACGCAGGAAAATGATACGTATATTTGGGCCCGTCAAGGTGTTTACTCCTTTTATCGTAATACCGAAGAATATTAGTGAAGATCGTTGGCATTCACCTACGCTATCATCTTGCTTTCATAAGTGCCCAACG AAATGTCCTGACACGTACGCACCAGTATGTGGCAATCCCGGCATGGAGGTGAGGGAGCCATCCCTCATGTTCCAGAACCATTGTTACATGGACGCGGCGCAGTGTAAGCTCACCTGGGATACCGATGACGAGTATGCAGGAACAA CCTACGTGGAGCAAGCATTCGTGTTCTGCCTTGGAGACGAGCTGCATGGCCTGGTTCGATTCCTCCCCTTCATCAAGACTTTACAACGTCTTGGGAGAGTCAAGAAAAAGGGATATTTCAGATAcagagtaaaaaatatgaaatggttCAACAATCATATGGATCTTAAGCTACCGAGATTCAATGGATGA